From the genome of Sinanaerobacter sp. ZZT-01:
CTTTGGAAGCATGCTTCCCGGTGCAAAGTGACCTTCTTCTATATACTTTTCAGCTTCTTCTACTGTTAGCTCTGCTAAATTCTTCTGATCCGGTTTATTAAAATTAATTGCAACCTGCTCAACTTCTGTCAAGATCATCAGGGCATCTGCGCCTGTCTGCTCTGCCAATAATTCTGCCGCAAAATCCTTGTCAATTACAGCAGCTACGCCTTCTAAGCCCTGCTCTGTCTCAACAACCGGTATTCCGCCGCCGCCACAGGTAACTACAATGGTAGAATTCCATAATCTGTTTACAGAATCGATCTCGCAAATTTTAGATGGAATCGGCGAAGCTACGACACGACGAAAGCCTCTTCCTGCATCTTCTTTCATATTATAGCCTTTTGCTTCCATTTCCTTTGCCTCTGCTTCGGAATAAAATGGACCAATTGGCTTTGTAGGATTCTTAAATCCCGGATCTTCCTTATCCACAACCATCTGCGTCACTAAAGTAACAACTGGGATGTCTTTTCCAATCTTTTTGAGTGATTGCTTTAAACCTTGTTGAATATGGTATCCAATGTAGCCTTGGCTCATTGCACCACAAACATCAAACGGCATTGCAGGAGTAACATCTTTTGCAGTCTCAGATGCTAAAAGAATTCTTCCAACCTGCGGGCCGTTGCCATGAACAATTGCAATTTCATGCCCTTTTTTCACAATTTCAGCAATGTATTCGCAAGTTCTCTTTACTACATCAAGCTGAGCTTCTGCAGTTGCAGGACCTTTTGAATCCTGTAATGCATTCCCACCCAGAGCAATTACTAATTTTTCTTTCATTTTATCCTCCATTTAAGCGATTCTGCCTTCTTCTAGTGCAAACCTTATTATCACTTAATCTCTGTTAATCGGCATACTCATACATCTTGGGCCACCTCTGCCTCTGGAAATCTCAGAACTAGGAATGGTGAGTACCTTAATCCCGTAATTAGCTAGTATTTCATTTGTAATATAGTTTCTGTCATAAGTAACAACTACACCCGGAGCAATTGCCAATGTATTAGAACCATCGTTCCATTGTTCTCTTTGTGCTGCCATTAAATCATTGCCTCCGCAGCGAATCAATTCCACAGCGGGGAGCTTTAATTCGGATTTCAAAAGATTTGTTAATGTATCCGTTACAGATACAAACTGTAACGCTCCATCTTTACCTAAAGTAATCTCATACAAATGCAATGGCCCTTCAATTTCCGGGTGAATCGTAAACTTATCGTAATCAACCATCGTAAATACCGTATCAAGATGCATAAATGCCCGACGTTTTGGAATATCAAATACCAAAATTTTCTTAAAACTGTTCTCGCTCTTTAACACCTCTTCTGCCAAAATGCTGATTGCTTCCGCAGAAGTTCTTTGAGAAAGACCAATCGCTAAAATTTCAGGGGAAAGCACTAAAATGTCTCCGCCTTCAATTGGATTTGGACCTTCATGCTGATACCAAAGGCGCGTTCCCTCAGGCATCAATTCTTTATTATGCTCAAATACGTATTTCAGCATAAGAGATTCTCTTCTTCTCGCTTCCGTATGCATGCAGTTTACAGAAACGCCATTTCCAATGCAAGCGCCCGGATCTCTTGTAAAATATAAGTTTGGCATCGGGTCTGTATAATACGGATACCCCTCTGCAATGATACCTGCAAAAGAGTTGGGTGCCTTTACCTGCACATCGGTCTTCTTAATTCCCTTTATGCACTGTTCCACCATATCTTCTACGGATTTATCCATTAACCATTCTAAAATGCTGTCCTTTGCATAAGGTGAAACAATATTGCTTTCCTCAACAAATTCTCGTGCAAATTTTTTTCTAACTTCCTTATCCTGCAAAGCTTTTACAACTTCTTGTTTGCAGTAAACAACTTCAACGCCATTCTCTCTAAGCACATCAGCAAAACAATCATGCTCATGCTGTGCAACTTTTAAGTAAGGAATATCATCAAACAATAGTCGTTCAAAATTATCCGGAACCAATCCTTCTACTTCTGGCCCCAGTCTATGCAGCATTACTTTATTCAACTTTCCGATTTCGGAATAAATATTAACTCCCGGTTTCATTCTGTCACCATTCCTTCTATTTTTGCAGACCGAAAGACTCCCGCTCCTCCGGCCCGCTACATATTCAGGGTTACAGCCTACGCGTACGCTGTGGTTCGTTATTATTCCACAGATTATGCCATTGTTGCTACGATAACTGCTTTGATTGTATGCATTCTGTTTTCTGCTTCATCAAATACAACAGAGTGCTTGCTTCTGAATACTTCATCCGTAACTTCACGAATGTCATATCCCTTTTCTTTCTGTGTTTTTGCCATCGTCGTTTCGAAATCATGGAATGAAGGCAAGCAGTGAAGGAACAATACATCTGGATTTTCTGTTTCCTTAATCATTTCCATCGTTACCTTATAAGGTGTAAGCATACGAACTCTTTCCGGAATCTTGTCTTCTTCTCCCATAGAAGCCCAAACATCCGTATAAAGTACATCTGCACCTTTTAAGCAGGAAGCATCATGACAAATCTCAATGGTAGCACCAGTTTCTTTTGCAACTTCTCTTGCTTCTGCCAAAACAGCTTCGTCTACCTTTAATTCTTCCGGTCCATATGCAACGAAATGCATGCCCATTTTTGCACAACCATACATCCATGCATAGCTCATGTTGTTACGGATATCGCCGCAGAAAACAACCTTAACCTGGTTTAACGGCTTGGAGCAGTGCTCTTCAATCGTCAACAAGTCAGCCAAAATTTGAGTCGGATGATCCACATCAGTCAATCCGTTCCATACCGGTACACCGGAGAACTTTGCCAGATCTTCTACAACCTTTTGGTCAAATCCTCTGTATTCGATTCCGTCATAGAATCTTCCTAAAACCTTTGCAGTATCTTCCAAGGATTCCTTCTTGCCCATCTGAGAGCTTCCGCTGTCAAGAAAAGTAACGCCTGCGCCTTCTTCCATAGCAGCTACTTCAAATGCACATCTTGTTCTTGTAGAGCCTTTTTCAAACAACAATACGATGGTCTTTCCCTTCAATACATGGTTTACAACTCCGGCTCTCTTCTTTGCTTTCAGATCATGTGACAAATCAAGCATGTATCTGATTTCGCTAGGAGTGAAATCCATCAATGTTAAGAAACTTCTTCCTTTTAAATTTACTGCCATTTTTTCTACCTCTCTCATTCTTTCTTTTAGGTTAGTTTATCGCACGAATACACGTAAGGGAATTTCTTTTGTCATGTACATGTATTAGTTTGATACATCTTTAACAAAATCATACTATATTAGCCATAAAAATAAAGTACCAGTCCTATTTTTTTTGCGTGTGCCAGTTAAAATTTTTGTAAAACTATGTCAAAGTCATAAAAAATTTGATGTTTTTTTGTTTTCCCCTTATCATCTTTTGAAATCCACTTCAAATTCAGTCTTTTTCTAAACTTTGCTCCATTGCTTCAAGAAGAACGCCCATTCCCTTTTCAATCTGCTCCAATCCCGGATAAGAATAGTTCAACCGTATGTACTGCTCTCCTTTTGTGCCATATGGGAAAAATACACCGCCGGGAATGAATGTTACTCCCTTTTTTCCTGCCAATGTAAGCAGGTGATTTAAATTCATAGTTTCAGGCAGCTTGCACCAAATATACACACCACCTTCCGGTTTTTTAAATTCGACACCTAATTTTTCTGCTGCTCCTAAGCATTCGCACATCCGATCTCTCTTCTTCCTGTAATCGACACAGATACTTTTCAGATTTTTTTGATACATCCCGTTTTTCATATATGTGCAAAGCAGTCTTTGTGACAGACTGTCAAAACTGATTAAACGCAAAGAGATTAAATGGCTGAGATTTTTAATAACAACACGGGGTGCTACTACAAAAGCCAGTCGAATGCCAGGTGCAAAGGTTAAGGCAAAGGAATAAATATAAATAACAGAATTACACGTATCCAGTGCTTTTAAAGATGGAGTTTGATTTTGCTGATAACAAATTTCCGAAGCACCGTCATCCTCAATGATTGGCACTTGATACCGATAAGACAGCTTCAGAAGTGCTTTTCTCCTTCGAAGGCTCATAATAATCCCAGTCGGATCATGGTAGCTTGAATTTGCATAAATGAATTTAGGATGGTATTTTACAATCAAGGGCTCGATGCAATCTGTGAGCATTCCTTCTTCATCCATCGGCACAGTAATTACTTTTGCACCAGCTAGTCGAAGCTCACGAAAAACATCCGGAGAGATGGGTTCCTCCGTAATAACCACATCCCCCTCTTCAATAAATAACTCGGTCAAATAGTCAATGGCCTGATTGGTTTCTGATACAATTTGAATTTCTCCATGTCTGGCGTTGATTCCTTTTCCCTGCAAAAATACAGAAATAGCCTGACGCAGTTCAAAAAGTCCCTGATACGGTGTATAGGCATACAGATCATCTTTGCTCTCTTTTGAGTCTGCAATTAGTTTTTCTAAAATTAAGCCCAAATCGGCTCCGTAATAAGATTCGGGTGCCGCAATTCCTCCAGCAAAAGAAATATTTCCATTGTCATAAGATCTAGAAAACAAATCATCAAATGTTGTCTCCAAGTCCAAAACTGGCTGTCTTATTAGATGTGACCACAAAATACTTTCATTCTTTTTTTGTTCTTCCTCTTTTTTATTTGTTTCATTTTGGCTCAGATCAAGTTCATCCATAATACGATAGGTTACACGGTACCCCTTCCCCTGGGATGCACTAATTAAACCATCTGCCTTTAGCTCATTATACGCTTTGATAATAGTATTTCTATGCACATCGGCAATCCTAGCCATGACACGCTCAGAAGGAAGTGCAGAGCCATCCTGCAATTCTTCTTTTAATATCATTTCTTTAATCTGATTTTTAATTTGCCGATAAATCGGCGTTTGACTTCGATGATTGACCGTTATTTTCATTTTTTACTTTTATCCTTATTAAAGTACTCATTCATTAACTTCTGTGCTAAAAACTTCTGTGCATTTGCTTTCATCGATAGATTTACAATCAGCATGAATAATTCAG
Proteins encoded in this window:
- a CDS encoding PLP-dependent aminotransferase family protein yields the protein MKITVNHRSQTPIYRQIKNQIKEMILKEELQDGSALPSERVMARIADVHRNTIIKAYNELKADGLISASQGKGYRVTYRIMDELDLSQNETNKKEEEQKKNESILWSHLIRQPVLDLETTFDDLFSRSYDNGNISFAGGIAAPESYYGADLGLILEKLIADSKESKDDLYAYTPYQGLFELRQAISVFLQGKGINARHGEIQIVSETNQAIDYLTELFIEEGDVVITEEPISPDVFRELRLAGAKVITVPMDEEGMLTDCIEPLIVKYHPKFIYANSSYHDPTGIIMSLRRRKALLKLSYRYQVPIIEDDGASEICYQQNQTPSLKALDTCNSVIYIYSFALTFAPGIRLAFVVAPRVVIKNLSHLISLRLISFDSLSQRLLCTYMKNGMYQKNLKSICVDYRKKRDRMCECLGAAEKLGVEFKKPEGGVYIWCKLPETMNLNHLLTLAGKKGVTFIPGGVFFPYGTKGEQYIRLNYSYPGLEQIEKGMGVLLEAMEQSLEKD
- the arcC gene encoding carbamate kinase; this translates as MKEKLVIALGGNALQDSKGPATAEAQLDVVKRTCEYIAEIVKKGHEIAIVHGNGPQVGRILLASETAKDVTPAMPFDVCGAMSQGYIGYHIQQGLKQSLKKIGKDIPVVTLVTQMVVDKEDPGFKNPTKPIGPFYSEAEAKEMEAKGYNMKEDAGRGFRRVVASPIPSKICEIDSVNRLWNSTIVVTCGGGGIPVVETEQGLEGVAAVIDKDFAAELLAEQTGADALMILTEVEQVAINFNKPDQKNLAELTVEEAEKYIEEGHFAPGSMLPKVQAAVKFAKANPGKKAIITSLYKAVDALEGKTGTVITL
- the argF gene encoding ornithine carbamoyltransferase, which gives rise to MAVNLKGRSFLTLMDFTPSEIRYMLDLSHDLKAKKRAGVVNHVLKGKTIVLLFEKGSTRTRCAFEVAAMEEGAGVTFLDSGSSQMGKKESLEDTAKVLGRFYDGIEYRGFDQKVVEDLAKFSGVPVWNGLTDVDHPTQILADLLTIEEHCSKPLNQVKVVFCGDIRNNMSYAWMYGCAKMGMHFVAYGPEELKVDEAVLAEAREVAKETGATIEICHDASCLKGADVLYTDVWASMGEEDKIPERVRMLTPYKVTMEMIKETENPDVLFLHCLPSFHDFETTMAKTQKEKGYDIREVTDEVFRSKHSVVFDEAENRMHTIKAVIVATMA
- a CDS encoding arginine deiminase: MKPGVNIYSEIGKLNKVMLHRLGPEVEGLVPDNFERLLFDDIPYLKVAQHEHDCFADVLRENGVEVVYCKQEVVKALQDKEVRKKFAREFVEESNIVSPYAKDSILEWLMDKSVEDMVEQCIKGIKKTDVQVKAPNSFAGIIAEGYPYYTDPMPNLYFTRDPGACIGNGVSVNCMHTEARRRESLMLKYVFEHNKELMPEGTRLWYQHEGPNPIEGGDILVLSPEILAIGLSQRTSAEAISILAEEVLKSENSFKKILVFDIPKRRAFMHLDTVFTMVDYDKFTIHPEIEGPLHLYEITLGKDGALQFVSVTDTLTNLLKSELKLPAVELIRCGGNDLMAAQREQWNDGSNTLAIAPGVVVTYDRNYITNEILANYGIKVLTIPSSEISRGRGGPRCMSMPINRD